From Maniola hyperantus chromosome 21, iAphHyp1.2, whole genome shotgun sequence, the proteins below share one genomic window:
- the LOC138403825 gene encoding uncharacterized protein: MWWNIIVQCILWILLPACGHLPDYASTPSNKIDQFCSLAETCIHDTIPICGKMGDEKRTFLDLCDLLEYACDTNLIFTHVEDIPGCPVHRAI; encoded by the exons ATGTGGTGGAACATCATCGTTCAAT GTATATTATGGATCCTTCTACCGGCTTGCGGCCATCTTCCTGACTACGCATCCACGCCATCC aataaaatCGACCAATTCTGCAGCCTAGCAGAAACGTGTATTCATGACACCATTCCAATTTGCGGGAAAATGGGTGATGAAAAACGGACTTTTTTGGATCTATGTGACTTGTTGGAATATGCCTGTGACACTAACCTAA TTTTCACGCACGTAGAAGATATTCCTGGATGTCCCGTTCACAGGGCCATATAG
- the LOC117992404 gene encoding uncharacterized protein: MILYKLYTSFLILGFVVEVWSHVEIEAEDYFFPLEPVINFCKMADQCQHDFVPICGQDSLGISRMFNDNCDLYEYNCDEKKQYRHVRVDVCKYEAAAAERMEN, translated from the exons ATGATACTTTACAAGCTTTATACTA gttttttaattttaggattcGTAGTTGAAGTTTGGTCACATGTTGAAATAGAGGCAGAAGATTATTTTTTCCCCTTAGAACCA GTTATTAACTTCTGCAAAATGGCTGACCAGTGTCAACATGATTTCGTACCAATTTGTGGACAGGACTCTTTGGGTATTTCTAGAATGTTCAACGATAATTGTGATTTGTACGAATACAACTGTGATGAGAAAAAAC AGTACCGACATGTTAGAGTAGACGTATGCAAATACGAAGCAGCTGCGGCCGAGAGAATGGAAAACTGA
- the LOC117992396 gene encoding neuronal synaptobrevin-like isoform X1 codes for MAAEGGAPGGLAPAEPQTGPDGEIIGGPRTPQQIAAQRRLQQTQAQVDEVVDIMKTNVEKVLDRDAKLSELDDRADALQQGASQFEQQAKSLKNKFWLQNLKMMIIMGVIGIVIIGLLFVRYRGTPSVAGVVTPAVTGNATATIPHN; via the exons AT GGCGGCGGAAGGTGGTGCGCCAGGCGGCTTGGCCCCAGCTGAACCTCAAACTGGTCCAGATGGAGAGATCATTGGAGGACCTCGAACGCCACAGCAGATCGCTGCACAGAGGAGGCTACAACAGACTCAGGCACAAGTCGACGAG GTGGTTGATATAATGAAAACGAATGTTGAGAAGGTGTTAGACAGAGATGCGAAGTTATCAGAATTAGACGACAGAGcag aCGCACTTCAGCAAGGGGCGTCGCAGTTTGAACAACAGGCAAAGAGCTTGAAAAACAAATTTTGGCTACAAAATCTTAAG ATGATGATCATAATGGGTGTCATTGGAATCGTAATAATAGGTCTACTGTTTG TTCGATACCGTGGCACACCGAGTGTGGCCGGCGTAGTCACTCCAGCTGTAACCGGCAATGCTACTGCAACTATTCCTCACAATT GA
- the LOC117992396 gene encoding neuronal synaptobrevin-like isoform X2 — MAAEGGAPGGLAPAEPQTGPDGEIIGGPRTPQQIAAQRRLQQTQAQVDEVVDIMKTNVEKVLDRDAKLSELDDRADALQQGASQFEQQAKSLKNKFWLQNLKMMIIMGVIGIVIIGLLFGKYM; from the exons AT GGCGGCGGAAGGTGGTGCGCCAGGCGGCTTGGCCCCAGCTGAACCTCAAACTGGTCCAGATGGAGAGATCATTGGAGGACCTCGAACGCCACAGCAGATCGCTGCACAGAGGAGGCTACAACAGACTCAGGCACAAGTCGACGAG GTGGTTGATATAATGAAAACGAATGTTGAGAAGGTGTTAGACAGAGATGCGAAGTTATCAGAATTAGACGACAGAGcag aCGCACTTCAGCAAGGGGCGTCGCAGTTTGAACAACAGGCAAAGAGCTTGAAAAACAAATTTTGGCTACAAAATCTTAAG ATGATGATCATAATGGGTGTCATTGGAATCGTAATAATAGGTCTACTGTTTG GAAAATACATGTAA